In Silene latifolia isolate original U9 population chromosome 3, ASM4854445v1, whole genome shotgun sequence, a single window of DNA contains:
- the LOC141647898 gene encoding protein PLASTID MOVEMENT IMPAIRED 1-RELATED 1-like: MMSRDAASSSSKDQNSGKLVDKLEIISKTFNLNKNLSRSSSSSSRNRFMSVDKAKVYNLNTKHVNDDLTTKDKKKSIWKTLKAFSNVKHRRFKCCFTLTVHSIEGLPSKFNHLGICVHWERNKAEVVTNPIQVNAGVAEIEQTLTHTCSVSGSANGRHHSVKYEAKPFLLYATIDGNPKLDFGKHHVNLTKLLPFTLEELEDGKSLGTWETSFKLLGEAKGAAMNVTFGYELVGEGTAPDNKNVLQLLDSKATTNNFVNCNRGEAKNFIHRSGSLPTSSIPPMTSRSMDGINILPEVPPIRTEFSNSVKIMYQKFDEDQVDSPIDVKHEIMGPADCCESVKQSHGSPSGPSLGHLLSEREDTDFLFPVKRLDLKEKPELDESGANIDDGEEEKSREDTKVHDDAGNTFYGEGNSKRNEVIHNCNSEVKDIGSKESLLEDLESVLGHVSELEKEGMDTPEARSETSDQDNQISDNDLVSLSFNAYLEPESPRERLLREFLQEAEASGCSLIGSDVDDDDIQDFDCYAPDISEWEEFPEDYDSLPVDELEYPKIRAKVMEELETQEHMEDWGYDEKGFQCSPPHGSGETCSTCSPIYLPPQESSLPSLGDGLGPIIQTKSGGFLRSMNPGLFRNAKSAGILIMQISRLVVVPSELGSSVMDVLQHLASMGLEKLSDQAKKMLPLEDITGNTVQDMAWEDGPQWAASKRQTSLQFEQEDDQSTCIDEKRVRGSSCSPKAYKWSSSPVANDGDSEYVSIEDLAPSAMDKIEELSIEGLRIQSSMSDEDAPSTIIARSTGKLSALEGKRAPKTSSMGLEGAAGLQLLGLTDGETDANDGDELMSLSLTLDEWMRLDSGEIDKDQPSKRTSKLLMAHNAKSTDLNFLHGKQGEGFRKCGLLGNNLTVAFMVQLRDPSRDFEPIGTPMLALIQVERTFVPSKPRVYYTVGVAEAMDYNDKDNKEETEMEPQEVKTQFKISEVHVAGLEAEPRTRELWGNAAQQQSGSCWLLANGMGKGNNKNPIMKPNIVSKYPLPASISSQAGDTLWSISSRYNGKGLGALNPHTRNPNIILSNETIRLR; the protein is encoded by the exons ATGATGTCAAGAGATGCTGCTAGCAGCAGCAGCAAAGATCAAAATAGTGGCAAGTTGGTAGATAAACTCGAAATTATCAGCAAAACCTTCAATTTAAACAAAAATCTCTCGAGGAGCTCATCTTCTTCGTCTAGAAACAGATTTATGTcggttgataaggcaaaggtaTACAATTTGAACACAAAACATGTTAACGATGATCTGACAACCAAGGATAAGAAGAAGTCGATTTGGAAAACTCTAAAGGCTTTTTCGAATGTTAAACATCGAAGGTTCAAGTGTTGCTTCACTCTGACAGTCCACTCGATAGAAGGATTGCCCTCCAAATTCAACCATCTTGGCATTTGTGTTCACTGGGAAAGAAACAAGGCAGAAGTAGTCACTAACCCAATCCAAGTGAATGCAGGAGTTGCTGAGATCGAGCAGACGTTAACTCATACTTGTTCTGTTTCTGGCAGTGCGAATGGTCGACACCATTCAGTCAAGTATGAAGCAAAACCTTTCTTACTTTATGCAACAATAGATGGCAATCCTAAGCTTGATTTCGGAAAGCATCATGTTAATCTCACCAAGCTACTTCCTTTTACATtggaggagttggaggatggCAAGAGTTTAGGAACGTGGGAAACTAGTTTTAAGCTGTTGGGTGAGGCCAAAGGAGCTGCTATGAATGTAACTtttggatatgagttggtgggggAAGGTACTGCTCCCGATAACAAGAATGTGCTTCAACTTTTGGACTCAAAGGCAACTACCAACAACTTTGTAAATTGTAATCGTGGTGAAGCAAAGAATTTTATTCATCGTTCGGGAAGTCTTCCTACAAGTTCAATCCCCCCGATGACATCTAGATCGATGGATGGTATAAATATTCTCCCCGAGGTACCTCCCATAAGAACTGAATTTTCAAATTCTGTTAAAATCATGTATCAAAAGTTTGACGAGGACCAAGTGGACTCTCCCATCGATGTTAAGCATGAAATTATGGGTCCTGCAGATTGCTGTGAGTCTGTAAAGCAGTCTCATGGGTCTCCATCAGGTCCATCTTTGGGACACCTTTTGAGTGAGCGTGAAGATACTGATTTTCTATTTCCTGTGAAGCGGTTGGATTTAAAAGAGAAGCCTGAATTGGATGAGAGTGGGGCAAACATCGATGATGGGGAGGAAGAAAAGAGTCGGGAAGATACAAAAGTCCATGATGATGCTGGGAACACTTTTTACGGGGAAGGCAATTCCAAAAGAAATGAAGTAATACATAATTGTAATTCTGAAGTAAAGGACATAGGTAGTAAAGAATCACTATTAGAAGATCTTGAATCAGTTCTGGGTCATGTTTCTGAACTGGAGAAAGAAGGCATGGATACTCCAGAGGCTAGAAGTGAAACAAGTGATCAGGACAACCAAATTAGCGATAATGACCTTGTATCTCTTTCCTTTAATGCTTACCTAGAACCTGAGAGTCCTAGAGAGCGTCTTTTAAGAGAGTTCCTGCAGGAAGCAGAAGCTAGTGGTTGTTCACTAATTGGCTCTGATGTTGATGACGACGATATACAAGATTTTGACTGTTATGCACCGGATATATCTGAGTGGGAAGAGTTCCCTGAGGATTATGATTCTTTACCGGTTGATGAATTGGAATATCCGAAAATTAGGGCCAAGGTGATGGAAGAATTGGAAACTCAAGAACATATGGAGGACTGGGGCTATGATGAAAAGGGTTTTCAATGTTCTCCACCACACGGCAGTGGTGAAACTTGTAGTACTTGCAGTCCTATTTATCTCCCTCCTCAAGAGTCCTCATTACCTTCTCTCGGAGATGGTTTGGGTCCAATTATTCAAACCAAGTCAGGAGGATTTTTGCGCTCTATGAACCCTGGTCTTTTCAGGAATGCTAAAAGTGCGGGTATCTTAATCATGCAGATTTCTCGTCTAGTGGTGGTCCCCTCTGAACTGGGGTCTAGTGTAATGGACGTTCTACAGCATTTGGCTTCAATGGGACTTGAAAAGTTGTCTGATCAAGCCAAAAAAATGTTGCCTTTGGAGGATATTACAGGAAACACTGTGCAAGATATGGCTTGGGAAGATGGACCTCAGTGGGCAGCCTCGAAAAG gCAAACTTCACTGCAATTTGAACAAGAAGATGACCAGAGTACATGTATTGACGAAAAAAGGGTTAGAGGATCCTCCTGTAGCCCAAAAGCATATAAATGGAGTTCGAGCCCTGTAGCAAATGACGGAGACTCAGAATATGTATCTATAGAAGACTTAGCACCATCAGCCATGGATAAGATTGAAGAATTATCTATTGAGGGGTTGAGAATACAGTCTAGCATGTCAGATGAGGACGCTCCTTCAACCATCATTGCCCGATCTACTGGAAAATTGTCAGCTCTTGAAGGGAAACGGGCACCTAAAACAAGTTCTATGGGCTTGGAGGGAGCTGCAGGATTGCAGCTTTTGGGCCTTACAGACGGTGAAACTGATGCCAATGACGGAGATGAGCTAATGAGCTTATCTCTGACGCTTGATGAATGGATGAGGCTGGATTCTGGGGAAATTGATAAAGACCAACCTAGCAAGAGGACTTCAAAGCTCCTGATGGCCCACAACGCAAAATCGACAGATTTGAATTTCCTTCATGGGAAGCAGGGTGAAGGTTTTAGAAAGTGTGGTTTGTTGGGCAATAACTTGACTGTTGCTTTCATGGTCCAACTACGTGACCCCTCGAGGGACTTTGAACCAATTGGGACACCGATGCTTGCTTTGATCCAAGTCGAAAGAACATTTGTACCTTCAAAGCCCAGGGTATACTACACAGTAGGAGTAGCAGAGGCAATGGACTATAATGATAAAGATAATAAAGAAGAGACGGAGATGGAACCTCAGGAAGTGAAAACCCAGTTCAAAATCAGTGAGGTACATGTTGCTGGTTTGGAAGCTGAACCCAGGACGAGGGAACTGTGGGGTAATGCAGCCCAGCAACAATCTGGATCCTGTTGGTTGCTGGCCAACGGGATGGGGAAGGGCAATAATAAGAACCCAATTATGAAACCCAACATCGTCAGCAAATACCCGTTGCCAGCATCGATCTCATCTCAGGCTGGTGATACACTGTGGAGTATTTCTAGTAGATATAATGGGAAAGGATTGGGTGCTCTTAATCCCCATACCAGAAACCCTAATATTATTCTTTCGAATGAAACTATCAGATTACGGTAA